In Amycolatopsis jiangsuensis, the following proteins share a genomic window:
- the tilS gene encoding tRNA lysidine(34) synthetase TilS — MSALAAVRTAVRDYLTAVDLPGEVCVAVSGGADSVALAEAAAYVARRHGFHTRALVVDHGLQEGSADVAAEAAAVVRKLGVERAEVHAVDVTGKGGPEAAARTARYRALREALSGGEGLVLLGHTLDDQAETVLLGLGRGSGPRSLAGMRPHDPPWGRPLLGITRAQTREACAELGVQPWQDPHNEDPRFTRVRLRSEVLPLLEEVLAGGVAPALARTAAQLRDDTEALDTLAALVHERAKEAGELDTAVLATEPAALRRRVLRRWLLESGVRELTDAHLRSVDALVARWRGQGGVWLPGNLEARRCRGRLSLAGPEPEPTTRGE; from the coding sequence GTGAGCGCGCTCGCCGCGGTCCGCACAGCGGTCCGTGACTACCTCACCGCCGTCGACTTGCCCGGCGAAGTGTGCGTCGCAGTGTCCGGTGGCGCGGATTCGGTGGCGTTGGCCGAAGCTGCCGCGTACGTCGCTCGTCGCCATGGCTTTCACACGCGCGCGCTCGTGGTCGACCACGGTCTCCAGGAAGGCTCCGCAGACGTCGCGGCCGAAGCTGCTGCTGTGGTGCGGAAGCTGGGCGTAGAGCGGGCTGAGGTGCACGCTGTCGATGTCACGGGCAAAGGTGGTCCTGAAGCAGCCGCGCGCACGGCGAGGTACCGCGCGCTCCGCGAAGCACTCTCCGGCGGCGAAGGGCTCGTACTGCTCGGCCACACCCTCGACGATCAGGCGGAGACGGTGCTGCTCGGTCTCGGGCGCGGTTCCGGGCCACGGTCGCTCGCCGGGATGCGTCCGCACGATCCGCCGTGGGGAAGGCCGCTGCTGGGCATCACGCGCGCGCAGACCCGGGAGGCCTGCGCCGAACTCGGCGTACAGCCGTGGCAGGACCCGCACAACGAGGATCCGCGTTTCACGCGCGTCCGGTTACGCAGCGAAGTGCTTCCGTTGCTGGAAGAAGTGCTGGCCGGCGGAGTCGCGCCCGCGCTCGCCCGCACCGCCGCCCAATTGCGCGACGACACCGAGGCGTTGGACACACTGGCCGCGCTGGTGCACGAGCGCGCGAAGGAGGCCGGAGAGCTGGACACGGCCGTCCTCGCGACCGAGCCTGCGGCACTGCGCAGGCGGGTTCTCCGCAGGTGGCTGCTGGAGTCCGGCGTCCGGGAGCTGACCGACGCGCACCTGCGTTCGGTCGACGCGCTGGTGGCCCGCTGGCGCGGCCAGGGCGGCGTGTGGCTGCCGGGCAACTTGGAGGCACGCCGGTGCCGTGGCAGGCTCTCGCT
- a CDS encoding serine hydroxymethyltransferase — translation MTHQPALSALAAADPQLAGLVEDEAKRQHDKIRLIASENYVSQAVLEATGTVLTNKYSEGYAGKRYYEGQQLVDQIETLAIERAKAVFGVDHANVQPYSGSPANLAVYLAFAKPGDTVLGMALPDGGHLTHGWSVSATGKWFTPVRYGVRKETGRVDLDQVRDLARQHRPKLIFAGGTAIPRTIDFPAFAEIAREVDAVLVADIAHIAGLVAGGAHPSPVGHAQVITTTTHKTLRGPRGAMILSDAEHAKAVDKAVFPGLQGGPHNHTTAAIAVALGEARQPSFSEYAHTVVANAKALAEALVDRGYDLVSGGTDNHLLLIDLTGKAVPGKPAAQALDRAGIELNYNTVPFDPRKPFDPSGIRLGTSAITTRGLRPEHQTQVAEWIDRTVTAAAAQEEPALDAIAAEIREFLAPFPVPGYTA, via the coding sequence ATGACACACCAGCCCGCCCTGTCCGCTCTCGCCGCGGCCGACCCGCAGCTCGCCGGCCTCGTCGAGGACGAGGCGAAGCGCCAGCACGACAAGATCCGCCTGATCGCTTCGGAGAACTACGTTTCGCAGGCGGTGCTGGAAGCGACCGGCACCGTGCTCACGAACAAGTACTCCGAGGGGTACGCCGGCAAGCGTTACTACGAGGGTCAGCAGCTCGTCGACCAGATCGAGACGCTGGCCATCGAGCGCGCCAAGGCCGTGTTCGGCGTGGACCACGCCAACGTGCAGCCGTACTCCGGCTCACCCGCGAACCTCGCGGTGTACCTGGCCTTCGCCAAGCCCGGTGACACGGTGCTCGGCATGGCGCTGCCGGACGGCGGCCACCTCACGCACGGCTGGAGCGTGTCCGCCACCGGGAAGTGGTTCACGCCGGTCCGCTACGGCGTGCGCAAGGAGACCGGCCGGGTCGACCTCGACCAGGTCCGCGACCTCGCCCGGCAGCACCGGCCGAAGCTGATCTTCGCGGGTGGCACGGCGATCCCGCGCACCATCGACTTCCCGGCGTTCGCCGAGATCGCCCGTGAAGTCGACGCCGTGCTGGTCGCCGACATCGCGCACATCGCCGGTCTCGTCGCCGGCGGCGCGCATCCGTCGCCGGTCGGCCACGCGCAAGTGATCACCACGACCACGCACAAGACGCTGCGTGGTCCGCGCGGTGCGATGATCCTGTCCGACGCCGAACACGCGAAGGCTGTGGACAAGGCCGTCTTCCCTGGGCTGCAGGGCGGTCCGCACAATCACACGACGGCCGCCATCGCGGTCGCGCTCGGGGAGGCGCGGCAGCCGTCGTTCTCCGAGTACGCGCACACGGTCGTCGCGAACGCCAAGGCGCTTGCCGAGGCCCTCGTGGACCGGGGTTACGACCTCGTCTCCGGCGGGACGGACAACCACCTGCTGCTGATCGACCTGACCGGCAAGGCGGTGCCCGGCAAGCCGGCCGCACAGGCGCTGGACCGCGCCGGGATCGAGCTGAACTACAACACCGTCCCGTTCGACCCGCGCAAGCCGTTCGACCCCTCGGGCATCCGGCTGGGCACGTCGGCGATCACCACGCGCGGTCTCCGGCCGGAGCACCAGACGCAGGTCGCGGAGTGGATCGACCGCACGGTGACCGCCGCGGCCGCACAGGAGGAACCGGCGCTGGACGCCATCGCCGCCGAGATCCGCGAGTTCCTCGCGCCGTTCCCCGTCCCGGGCTACACCGCCTGA
- a CDS encoding inorganic diphosphatase — protein MEFDVTIEIPKGERNKYEVDHKTGRIKLDRTLFTATQYPADYGFIDDTLGQDGDPLDVLVLVQEPTFPGCLIRCRAIGMFRMTDEKGPDDKVLAIPTNDPRLEHLRDIHHLNEFHRLEIQHFFEVYKDLEPGKSVEGSSWVGRTEAEAEISRSLERETDRLAKVALEGEAEH, from the coding sequence GTGGAATTCGACGTCACGATCGAAATCCCCAAGGGGGAGCGCAACAAGTACGAGGTCGACCACAAGACCGGTCGGATCAAGCTCGACCGGACCCTGTTCACGGCAACGCAGTACCCGGCCGACTACGGCTTCATCGACGACACCCTGGGCCAGGACGGCGATCCGCTGGACGTGCTCGTGCTGGTGCAGGAGCCGACGTTCCCCGGCTGCCTGATCCGCTGCCGGGCGATCGGCATGTTCCGGATGACCGACGAGAAGGGTCCGGACGACAAGGTGCTCGCCATCCCGACGAACGACCCGCGGCTGGAGCACCTGCGCGACATCCACCACCTCAACGAGTTCCACCGGCTCGAGATCCAGCACTTCTTCGAGGTCTACAAGGACCTGGAGCCGGGCAAGAGCGTCGAGGGCTCAAGCTGGGTGGGACGCACCGAGGCGGAAGCGGAGATCTCCCGTTCGCTGGAACGGGAGACCGACCGGCTCGCCAAGGTCGCGCTCGAAGGCGAAGCCGAGCACTGA
- a CDS encoding YbaB/EbfC family nucleoid-associated protein produces MGSAATPDPHDLKRRLAESIERAGQRVRVLAEDEHTTSVITAEAETADGAVHATVTGSGRLHELTLDERVRHWAPEEIAHQVVRCVQHAQSRLAQAAVDAVAPDLPFAALAADRLRAGFPPPEGETVSTTGDRTGNDVVVKLTAWDQDD; encoded by the coding sequence GTGGGATCAGCAGCGACACCCGATCCGCACGACCTCAAGCGGCGGCTCGCGGAGTCGATCGAACGGGCCGGGCAGCGCGTCCGCGTTCTGGCGGAGGACGAGCACACCACCTCGGTGATCACCGCCGAAGCGGAGACGGCCGACGGCGCCGTGCACGCGACCGTGACCGGCAGCGGCCGGCTGCACGAACTGACGCTCGACGAGCGGGTCCGGCATTGGGCACCCGAGGAAATCGCGCACCAGGTCGTCCGCTGTGTTCAGCACGCCCAGTCCCGGTTGGCCCAGGCCGCCGTGGACGCGGTGGCCCCGGATCTGCCGTTCGCCGCGCTGGCCGCCGACCGTCTGCGCGCCGGGTTCCCGCCGCCGGAGGGCGAAACCGTAAGCACCACTGGAGATCGGACCGGCAACGACGTCGTCGTCAAGCTGACCGCCTGGGACCAGGACGACTGA
- a CDS encoding TetR/AcrR family transcriptional regulator has translation MTAVPGRSAQLSPNQLQKQEQIVEAARVVLARDGLAGCTVRAIADAGPLTKSAIHYYFADTDVLIDRAMAAHINTFAAGLRAVGQEHEDPRERLFAVTEAYLAEFAERPAGAFLWFEYWIAAGRAQHPQAIEAMLTSITELLVELLSPLDVDDPRARARALLSYLLGAVVQQRVRPRPFRGLRGDIEALCFAGYR, from the coding sequence GTGACTGCCGTCCCCGGCCGCAGTGCCCAGCTGTCGCCCAACCAGCTGCAGAAGCAGGAACAGATCGTGGAGGCCGCCAGGGTGGTGCTGGCCAGGGACGGGCTCGCCGGGTGCACGGTACGCGCGATCGCGGATGCCGGGCCACTGACCAAAAGCGCGATCCACTACTACTTCGCCGACACCGACGTCCTGATCGACCGGGCGATGGCCGCGCACATCAACACTTTCGCGGCCGGGCTGCGTGCCGTCGGGCAGGAGCACGAAGACCCGCGCGAGCGGCTGTTCGCGGTCACCGAGGCCTACCTCGCGGAATTCGCCGAACGGCCGGCCGGTGCGTTCCTCTGGTTCGAGTACTGGATCGCGGCGGGCCGCGCGCAGCATCCGCAGGCGATCGAGGCGATGCTCACGTCCATCACCGAACTGCTCGTGGAACTGCTCTCCCCGCTCGACGTGGACGATCCCCGCGCCCGTGCCCGTGCCCTGCTCAGCTACCTGCTCGGTGCCGTGGTGCAGCAGCGGGTCCGGCCGCGTCCGTTCCGCGGCCTGCGCGGGGACATCGAAGCGCTCTGCTTCGCCGGATATCGCTGA
- the dacB gene encoding D-alanyl-D-alanine carboxypeptidase/D-alanyl-D-alanine endopeptidase has product MPDNDQPRWPTGDEDASSRGEEATAGLPLPKRNSGTTDRLAVPNVTPGDGPGSWFRPNVPPEPVPGVNAPAEPAGSAPSWPPQGGQQAEQSREEPGGERTQQVQWRPESSGEQGSQRREQAGARAEQQPRPESRGEQASQVQWRPESPAAQAQRPEARERPEARQDEPRQDQPRQDEPRRPESRGEQQSRGEQVQQVPWVPVERPGQPSRGTSERSGPAFQPARRPAPPAGQESRPGQQRPPAQSPQSQPSQPSQGEQFSAFRDESPAAGPAPDSGQGGQSGQGWAAFRPVTPREAQSSPPAGEGWTAFRAESGSTPPENQSRSPEARSEESQSRGREDAQLRNPGARPGDNQSRSPEARSEESRLRNPGDRSEDNYSRHPEAAGSRNPGEQRRDVPQGRGGAWSQQLEVPVLPEPPRGSVPPASGGPARPMRIEPSGGQFPAEATVGIPRPPSAQQPPPKPGSRPEQQPANRPEQQPAGWPEQQPGHQEAAFAGQRPAESEPEQFASEATVGIPRPPDGFPPAAPADGGRPKRRRKLLVVGIVAVLVLAAAGVASAMPKVANQLGLPWAPNAPKGSEPDPADVSLALHGPDTSGPGASPAGVASALAGPAGAPALSQLTGSVIDPSSGSVLWDHASNTALTPASTTKILTVAAALLSMDPTKRLTTKVVQGDQPGTVVLVGGGDPTLTALPQGTDSPLYPGAAHVDDLVTQVKKAAGNVSSVQVDVSAYSGPVTAKGWEAGDAPSTYGAPIVPVMTDGGRGNPKVDETPRSGNPATSITQLLAQKLGGNAGGVTKAPAGAKVLGQVQSAPLPELAYALLQISDNVLADALGRQVAIATGGEASFDGAAAAVKKVLGDHGFDVSGLQLFDTSGLSNMNKVPARLLTQVLAAAAGPDGKNENTPKLRPLLAGLPVAGSPAGTLAGRYGSGQSAAGKGWVRAKTGTLTGVNTLAGYVLDKDNRVLAFAFMSNGSDKDPGQAALDVLATTLRNCGCQ; this is encoded by the coding sequence GTGCCGGACAACGACCAGCCGAGGTGGCCCACGGGTGACGAGGACGCCTCGTCCCGTGGCGAAGAGGCGACCGCCGGGTTGCCGCTGCCGAAGCGGAACTCGGGCACCACCGACCGGCTCGCCGTGCCGAACGTCACACCCGGTGACGGGCCCGGTTCGTGGTTCCGGCCGAACGTTCCGCCGGAACCGGTGCCCGGGGTCAACGCGCCGGCCGAACCCGCCGGGTCGGCGCCGTCCTGGCCGCCGCAGGGTGGGCAGCAGGCCGAGCAGTCGCGGGAAGAACCGGGTGGCGAGCGGACCCAGCAGGTCCAGTGGCGGCCGGAGTCGTCCGGTGAGCAGGGGTCTCAGCGGCGGGAGCAGGCGGGGGCGCGTGCGGAACAGCAGCCGCGTCCCGAATCGCGTGGCGAGCAGGCTTCGCAGGTCCAGTGGCGGCCCGAATCGCCGGCCGCGCAGGCTCAGCGGCCGGAAGCGCGGGAACGGCCGGAGGCACGTCAGGACGAGCCCCGTCAGGACCAGCCCCGTCAGGACGAGCCGCGGCGGCCCGAATCGCGCGGGGAACAGCAGTCGCGCGGCGAGCAGGTCCAGCAGGTCCCGTGGGTGCCGGTGGAACGTCCGGGGCAGCCTTCGCGCGGTACGTCCGAACGATCCGGCCCGGCATTCCAGCCTGCGCGTCGTCCTGCCCCGCCGGCTGGGCAGGAAAGCCGGCCCGGCCAGCAACGGCCCCCCGCGCAGTCACCGCAGTCGCAGCCGTCGCAGCCGTCGCAGGGGGAGCAGTTCTCCGCGTTCCGGGACGAATCGCCCGCGGCCGGTCCGGCGCCGGACAGCGGACAGGGTGGACAGAGTGGACAGGGCTGGGCGGCCTTCCGCCCGGTGACGCCCCGTGAAGCACAGTCCTCCCCGCCTGCCGGGGAGGGCTGGACGGCGTTCCGCGCCGAGTCCGGTTCGACGCCGCCGGAGAACCAGTCCCGCAGCCCCGAGGCCCGGTCCGAGGAAAGCCAGTCCCGCGGCCGCGAGGATGCCCAGCTCCGCAATCCCGGGGCCCGGCCAGGTGACAACCAGTCCCGCAGTCCCGAGGCCCGGTCCGAGGAAAGCCGGCTTCGCAATCCCGGAGACCGGTCAGAGGACAACTACTCCCGCCACCCCGAGGCCGCCGGATCGCGTAACCCCGGCGAGCAGCGCCGGGACGTGCCCCAGGGGCGGGGCGGGGCGTGGTCGCAGCAGCTCGAGGTACCGGTCCTGCCGGAGCCGCCGCGGGGCAGCGTGCCGCCGGCGTCCGGTGGACCTGCGCGGCCGATGCGGATCGAGCCGTCCGGGGGGCAGTTCCCGGCCGAGGCGACGGTCGGTATCCCGCGTCCGCCGTCGGCACAGCAGCCGCCGCCCAAACCCGGGAGCCGGCCGGAACAGCAGCCCGCGAACCGGCCGGAACAGCAGCCGGCCGGGTGGCCGGAACAGCAGCCCGGACACCAGGAGGCGGCGTTCGCCGGGCAGCGTCCGGCCGAGAGCGAGCCGGAGCAGTTCGCCAGTGAGGCGACCGTCGGTATCCCGCGGCCGCCGGACGGGTTCCCGCCCGCCGCGCCTGCCGACGGGGGCCGCCCGAAGCGGCGACGCAAGCTGTTGGTCGTCGGGATCGTCGCGGTGCTGGTGCTCGCCGCGGCGGGCGTCGCTTCGGCAATGCCGAAGGTGGCCAACCAGCTGGGCCTCCCTTGGGCGCCCAACGCGCCCAAGGGATCCGAGCCCGATCCGGCGGACGTGAGCCTCGCGCTGCACGGTCCGGACACCTCGGGTCCGGGTGCGTCGCCGGCCGGCGTCGCGTCCGCGCTGGCCGGCCCCGCCGGCGCCCCGGCGCTGTCGCAGCTGACCGGCAGCGTGATCGACCCGTCGAGCGGCAGTGTGCTGTGGGACCACGCGTCGAACACAGCCCTGACGCCCGCGTCGACGACGAAGATCCTTACCGTCGCGGCCGCGTTGCTCTCGATGGATCCGACGAAGCGGCTGACCACGAAGGTCGTGCAGGGTGACCAGCCCGGCACGGTCGTTCTCGTCGGCGGTGGCGATCCCACGCTGACCGCGTTGCCGCAGGGCACCGACTCCCCGCTGTACCCGGGTGCGGCACACGTGGACGACCTCGTCACGCAGGTGAAGAAGGCTGCCGGCAACGTCAGCAGCGTGCAGGTCGACGTCAGCGCGTACAGCGGCCCGGTCACCGCGAAGGGCTGGGAGGCCGGTGACGCGCCGTCGACGTACGGCGCGCCGATCGTGCCGGTGATGACCGACGGCGGCCGCGGCAACCCGAAGGTCGACGAGACGCCGCGCTCGGGCAACCCGGCCACCTCGATCACCCAGCTCCTGGCGCAGAAGCTCGGCGGGAACGCGGGCGGGGTGACCAAGGCGCCCGCCGGTGCGAAGGTGCTCGGCCAGGTCCAGTCGGCGCCGCTGCCGGAGCTCGCGTACGCGCTGCTGCAGATTTCCGACAACGTGCTCGCCGACGCGCTCGGCCGGCAGGTCGCGATCGCCACCGGCGGCGAAGCTTCGTTCGACGGCGCGGCTGCCGCGGTGAAGAAGGTGCTCGGCGACCACGGGTTCGACGTCAGCGGATTGCAGCTGTTCGATACCAGCGGGCTGTCCAACATGAACAAGGTGCCCGCACGGCTGCTCACCCAGGTGCTCGCCGCCGCCGCGGGGCCGGACGGCAAGAACGAGAACACGCCCAAGCTGCGTCCGCTGCTCGCCGGTCTCCCGGTGGCGGGCAGCCCGGCTGGCACGCTCGCCGGCCGGTACGGCTCGGGCCAGTCGGCCGCGGGCAAGGGCTGGGTGCGGGCCAAGACCGGCACGCTCACCGGCGTCAACACCCTCGCCGGCTACGTGCTGGACAAGGACAACCGCGTGCTCGCGTTCGCGTTCATGTCCAACGGGTCGGACAAGGATCCCGGACAGGCCGCGCTCGACGTGCTCGCCACGACATTGCGCAACTGCGGCTGTCAGTGA
- a CDS encoding zinc-dependent metalloprotease: MVDWDRAAGTGAALVRGGPRIARDEAERAVTDLRELTAEAEGHVRELTGLGQDLPLLPGTVVDRPGWVRSAASGLGALTGRALPAAQGGPLGPILASGAGVQTGVVLSFLASRVLGQYDPFGGPENRGELLLVAPNVVAAERAMKVPDKDFRLWVCLHECTHRLQFTAVPWLRDYFADEVERLVSGIAGQSDEGLTELFGRLTDAVKQRGKGAGIAELLQSPKERAVFDRLLALSTLLEGHADYVMDAVGPQVVPSVEQIRAKFSARRRGGGLFDRLLRALLGLDAKIRQYEEGAKFTRHVVDAVGMAGFNAVWRSPNTLPTRAEIADPATWVRRLHG; encoded by the coding sequence ATGGTCGACTGGGACCGCGCGGCCGGCACCGGCGCGGCGCTCGTGCGCGGCGGTCCGCGGATCGCGCGCGACGAGGCCGAGCGCGCGGTCACCGACCTGCGGGAGCTGACCGCCGAGGCCGAGGGCCACGTCCGCGAACTGACTGGGCTGGGCCAGGACCTGCCGCTGCTTCCCGGCACGGTGGTGGACCGACCGGGCTGGGTGCGTTCCGCCGCGTCCGGGCTCGGCGCGCTGACCGGCCGCGCGCTGCCCGCAGCTCAGGGTGGGCCGCTCGGCCCGATCCTGGCCTCCGGCGCCGGCGTGCAGACCGGCGTGGTGCTGTCCTTCCTCGCCTCCCGCGTGCTCGGCCAGTACGACCCGTTCGGCGGTCCGGAAAACCGGGGTGAGCTGCTGCTCGTCGCACCGAACGTGGTCGCCGCGGAGCGCGCGATGAAGGTGCCGGACAAGGATTTCCGGCTCTGGGTCTGCCTGCACGAATGCACGCACCGGCTGCAGTTCACCGCCGTGCCGTGGCTGCGGGACTACTTCGCCGACGAGGTCGAGCGGCTGGTCTCCGGCATCGCCGGGCAGTCCGACGAGGGCCTGACCGAGCTGTTCGGCCGGCTCACCGACGCGGTCAAGCAGCGTGGCAAGGGCGCCGGGATCGCCGAGCTGCTGCAGTCGCCGAAGGAACGTGCGGTGTTCGACCGGCTGCTGGCGTTGTCCACGCTGTTGGAAGGGCACGCCGACTACGTGATGGACGCGGTGGGCCCGCAGGTGGTGCCCAGCGTCGAGCAGATCCGCGCGAAGTTCAGCGCCCGCCGCCGCGGTGGCGGCCTGTTCGACCGGCTGCTGCGTGCCCTGCTCGGGCTCGACGCGAAGATCCGCCAGTACGAGGAAGGCGCGAAATTCACCCGGCATGTGGTGGACGCAGTCGGCATGGCCGGGTTCAACGCGGTCTGGCGGTCGCCGAACACGCTGCCGACCCGGGCGGAGATCGCGGACCCCGCGACCTGGGTACGGCGTCTGCACGGGTGA
- a CDS encoding MDR family MFS transporter, which translates to MSDTGTEGGTTTNGRLSHRQILTVLSGLMLGMFLAALDQTIVSSAMKTIADELHGQSLQAWATTAYLITATLSTPLYGKLSDLFGRKPMYLTAISLFLAGSLASGMASSMYELAAFRAFQGLGAGGLMSLALAIISDITSPRERSRYQGYFMAVFGVSSVAGPVVGGFFAGIDSFAGITGWRWVFLVNVPVALAALVVVSKVLNLPHTRVQQRIDFLGAGALTMGLVPLLLVAEQGREWGWGSPASLAMYLIGGLGVTLFILQERRMGDAALLPLRLFRRPVFRVATLVTVIQGIGMFGAMMSLPLYLQIVKGATPTQAGLQMLPLTLGIMVASLTSGRVITRTGRYKPFAVAGLGLMAASLFALSTIGVDTPLGVVMVIAFVIGLGLGSSMQTLTLAATNDVSPKDIGVATSTATFFRQIGGTAGTAVFLSILFSTVGDRIAAAVRSAMGSPAYVAALAQHPEFAQRMASGGVDVNDTSFLSSLDPVLARPILDGFAGSMSTVFLIGGIVLSAGFALVWFLREKPLSDKSAMEARSEEQAAELALAG; encoded by the coding sequence ATGAGCGACACCGGCACGGAAGGGGGCACCACCACGAACGGACGGCTATCGCACCGGCAGATCCTCACTGTTCTGTCCGGACTGATGCTCGGCATGTTCCTGGCGGCCCTCGACCAGACCATCGTGTCGTCGGCGATGAAGACGATCGCCGACGAACTGCACGGCCAGAGCCTCCAGGCGTGGGCCACCACGGCCTACCTGATCACCGCGACGCTTTCCACGCCGCTGTACGGCAAGCTGTCCGACCTCTTCGGCCGCAAGCCGATGTACCTGACCGCGATCTCGCTGTTCCTCGCCGGTTCACTGGCCAGCGGGATGGCGAGTTCGATGTACGAACTGGCCGCATTCCGCGCGTTCCAGGGTCTCGGCGCCGGTGGCCTGATGTCGCTCGCGCTGGCGATCATCAGCGACATCACCTCGCCCCGTGAGCGCAGCCGCTACCAGGGCTACTTCATGGCCGTGTTCGGTGTCTCGAGCGTGGCCGGACCGGTCGTCGGCGGTTTCTTCGCCGGGATCGACTCGTTCGCCGGCATCACCGGCTGGCGCTGGGTGTTCCTGGTGAACGTGCCGGTCGCGCTCGCCGCGCTGGTCGTGGTGAGCAAGGTGCTGAACCTGCCGCACACCCGGGTGCAGCAGCGGATCGACTTCCTCGGCGCCGGTGCGCTGACCATGGGCCTGGTGCCGCTGCTGCTGGTGGCCGAGCAGGGCCGGGAATGGGGCTGGGGCTCGCCCGCGTCGCTGGCGATGTACCTGATCGGCGGACTGGGCGTGACCCTGTTCATCCTGCAGGAACGCCGGATGGGTGACGCCGCGCTGTTGCCGCTGCGGCTGTTCCGCCGCCCGGTGTTCCGGGTGGCCACGCTGGTCACCGTGATCCAGGGCATCGGGATGTTCGGCGCGATGATGTCGCTTCCGCTGTACCTGCAGATCGTGAAGGGTGCGACGCCGACGCAGGCCGGGTTGCAAATGCTGCCGCTCACCCTCGGGATCATGGTGGCGAGCCTGACCAGCGGTCGCGTGATCACCCGGACGGGCCGGTACAAGCCGTTCGCGGTGGCCGGTCTGGGCCTGATGGCCGCGTCCCTGTTCGCGCTGTCGACGATCGGCGTGGACACCCCGCTGGGCGTGGTGATGGTGATCGCGTTCGTGATCGGGCTCGGCCTCGGTTCGTCGATGCAGACGCTGACGCTGGCCGCCACCAACGACGTGTCGCCCAAGGACATCGGCGTCGCGACCTCCACGGCCACGTTCTTCCGGCAGATCGGCGGCACGGCGGGTACCGCGGTGTTCCTGTCGATCCTGTTCAGCACGGTCGGTGACCGGATCGCCGCGGCGGTCCGCTCGGCGATGGGCTCGCCCGCCTACGTCGCCGCGCTGGCCCAGCACCCGGAGTTCGCGCAGCGGATGGCCTCGGGCGGGGTCGACGTGAACGACACGTCGTTCCTCTCCTCGCTCGACCCGGTGCTCGCCCGGCCGATCCTCGACGGCTTCGCCGGCTCGATGAGCACGGTGTTCCTGATCGGCGGGATCGTGCTGAGCGCAGGCTTCGCGCTGGTGTGGTTCCTGCGGGAGAAGCCGCTGTCGGACAAGTCGGCGATGGAGGCTCGCTCCGAGGAGCAGGCCGCGGAACTCGCCCTCGCCGGCTGA
- a CDS encoding GreA/GreB family elongation factor: MVISGDKGLSEAARRQLEKEIADLRAQRAALAPQPGEQERTGDAADQADVIDRAEAAARLERQIADVSAKLEHGAYDSSLLPDGTRVSLRFADGDEEAFTVVTLPGEDADSVTSDSPLGLALAGAKAGDEVTYRTPRGEATVTVLELTPPKD; the protein is encoded by the coding sequence ATGGTGATCTCAGGGGACAAGGGGCTCAGCGAGGCGGCGCGCCGTCAGCTGGAGAAGGAAATAGCCGATCTGCGCGCGCAACGGGCGGCGCTCGCGCCGCAGCCGGGCGAGCAGGAACGCACCGGGGACGCGGCGGACCAGGCGGACGTGATCGACCGCGCGGAGGCCGCCGCCCGGCTGGAACGGCAGATCGCCGACGTGTCCGCAAAGCTCGAGCACGGTGCGTACGACAGCTCGCTGCTTCCCGACGGCACGCGCGTTTCCCTGCGTTTCGCCGACGGCGACGAGGAAGCGTTCACTGTGGTCACCCTGCCGGGGGAAGATGCCGATTCGGTGACCTCGGACAGCCCGCTGGGTCTGGCCTTGGCCGGCGCCAAGGCAGGCGACGAGGTCACCTACCGCACGCCGCGCGGGGAAGCGACCGTGACCGTCCTGGAGCTGACCCCGCCGAAGGACTGA
- a CDS encoding gamma carbonic anhydrase family protein, whose amino-acid sequence MPLFSFEGASPNVHPDAWIAPTATLIGDVTVEKGASVWYGAVIRADFGPIVIREGANIQDNSVVHTNTELCEIGRNVTVGHQCLVHDCTVGEQALIGNGSTVLDRAVIGPRALVAAGATVTPGTEVPGEVIAMGSPAKKFVPLTDSARMWVEHNAAVYQELARRHRDGAQPA is encoded by the coding sequence ATGCCTCTGTTCTCCTTCGAGGGCGCCAGCCCGAACGTCCACCCGGACGCCTGGATCGCCCCCACTGCCACCCTGATCGGCGATGTGACCGTCGAGAAGGGCGCCTCCGTCTGGTACGGCGCGGTGATCCGGGCCGACTTCGGTCCGATCGTGATCCGCGAGGGCGCCAACATCCAGGACAACTCGGTGGTGCACACGAACACCGAGCTGTGTGAGATCGGCCGCAACGTCACCGTGGGGCACCAGTGCCTCGTGCACGACTGCACGGTCGGGGAACAGGCGTTGATCGGGAACGGCTCCACGGTGCTCGATCGCGCGGTGATCGGCCCGCGGGCGCTGGTGGCCGCCGGTGCCACGGTGACACCCGGCACCGAGGTGCCCGGCGAGGTGATCGCGATGGGCAGCCCGGCGAAGAAGTTCGTGCCGCTCACCGATTCCGCGCGCATGTGGGTGGAGCACAACGCGGCCGTCTACCAGGAGCTCGCGCGCCGGCACCGCGACGGCGCGCAGCCGGCGTAA